Proteins from a single region of Ziziphus jujuba cultivar Dongzao chromosome 1, ASM3175591v1:
- the LOC107404112 gene encoding ABC transporter C family member 8-like codes for MGDTFSWICDGKLELGSYCTQRTTVEVVNLLFLCIFCLLLLVSSIWKLQSRSIRTRDYSVFVFVSVCCGLTSFAYFVAGLLNLIAMKDRHSHGNLLIYVVRVLVWMSFTVSLLHQLSKWITILNSIWWLTYFSLFSAVNIEILVRSGRIQITDIVQWFVNFLLLICAFKNMKQMLSQSRNEDNTLVQPLMVKKVERSKVEPGQASFFSKLSFSWIGPLLGLGYLKPLSLEDVPPLVSEDEANLAYQKFAQAWDSISRDKGSNSTKNIAFWAIAKVYMKENISTGIYAFLKTISVAVAPLILYSFISYANSKEENLYEGFFVLGCLIVSKVVESLSQRHWFFKARRCGMRMRSALMVAVYQKQIKLSSLGRRRHSTGEVVNYVAVDAYRMGEFPWWFHSAWNYVLQLLLAIGVLFWVLGSGALFGLVPFLICGLLNVPFAKKLQKCQFQCMVAQDERLRSTSEILNSMKIIKLQSWEEKFKNSIESRRETEFKWLAEAQIKKVYGTLLFWMSPIIVSSAVFVGCVILKSAPLDASTIFTVLATLRSLGEPVRMIPESLSALIQVKVSFDRLNVFLLDDEIKNDGIRRYPVQQDSEKSIKIQGGIFSWDPESTIPTLPGMDLEIILRQKIAVCGPVGAGKSSLLYAILGEIPKISGTVDVFGSIAYVSQTAWIQSGTVRDNILYGKPMDKEKYEKAIKACALDKDINSFNHGDLTEIGQRGINMSGGQKQRIQLARAVYNDADIYLLDDPFSAVDAHTAATLFNDCVMAALEKKTVILVTHQVEFLSEVDKILVMEGGQITQSGSYEELLKAGTAFEQLVNAHRDAISTFGPSNSESQGEVQNGDSIGLEENFGSYPAKENSERDNSLKGVKGVQLTEEEEKEIGDVGWKPFKDYISVANGVVLLISVIITQSGFFCLQAAASYWLAVATKIPNITSAMLIGIYSALSSLSAVFVFLRSFLGVLLGLKASKAFFSGFTNSIFKAPMLFFDSTPVGRILTRASSDMSILDNDIPFSIIFCIVGTVELTIAIVIMTYVTWPVLIVAILTLVVINYVQGYYLATARELIRINGTTKAPITNYVSETSLGAVTIRAFRSADRFFQNYLKLIDIDAGLFFYSNAALEWVVLRVELLQCLTLFTAAFLIVLLPKGYIAPGLVGFSLSYALTLTGMQIFLTRWYCNLSNYMISVERMKQFMHIPAEPPAIIEGKRPPSSWPTKGRIELHSLEIKYRPNAPLVLKGITCTFKEGTRVGVVGRTGSGKTTLISALFRLVEPTNGKIIIDQLDTCSIGLKDLRMNLSIIPQEPTLFRGSIRTNLDPLGLCSDDEIWMALEKCQLKAVVSSLPNLLDSSVSDEGENWSGGQRQLFCLGRVLLKRNRILVLDEATASIDSATDAILQRIIRQEFSECTVITVAHRVPTVIDSDMVMVLSYGKLVEYDEPSALLDANSYFSKLVAEYWTSCRRSS; via the exons ATGGGAG ACACTTTCTCATGGATTTGCGATGGGAAGCTTGAGTTGGGTTCTTACTGCACACAAAGGACTACTGTAGAAGTTGTAAATCTGCTATTCCTCTGTATATTTTGCTTACTTTTGCTCGTCAGTTCGATATGGAAACTTCAGAGCAGGAGTATCCGAACAAGGGACTACAGTGTCTTTGTATTTGTTTCAGTCTGCTGCGGCCTCACTAGTTTTGCTTATTTTGTTGCTGGTTTATTGAATCTTATTGCCATGAAAGACAGACATAGTCATGGAAATTTGTTGATTTACGTTGTCAGAGTACTGGTTTGGATGTCTTTCACAGTTTCTTTGCTTCATCAACTGTCAAAATGGATCACAATCCTCAACTCTATTTGGTGGTTGACAtacttttcattattttctgcTGTAAACATTGAAATACTGGTAAGATCAGGTCGCATTCAGATCACTGACATAGTGCAATGGTTTGTGAACTTCTTGCTTCTCATATGTGCTTTCAAGAACATGAAACAAATGCTTTCTCAATCTAGAAATGAAGATAATACTCTAGTCCAACCTCTAATGGTCAAAAAGGTTGAAAGGAGCAAAGTAGAACCAGGACAGGCTAGTTTTTTTAGCAAATTGTCATTTTCTTGGATTGGACCTTTACTTGGCTTAGGCTACTTAAAACCCTTATCTCTTGAAGATGTCCCGCCTCTGGTTTCAGAAGATGAAGCCAATTTAGCATATCAAAAGTTTGCTCAGGCGTGGGATTCGATTTCAAGGGACAAGGGTTCCAATAGTACCAAGAACATAGCATTTTGGGCCATAGCAAAAGTTTACATGAAAGAAAACATATCCACGGGCATTTATGCATTTCTCAAAACTATTTCTGTAGCAGTTGCTCCTTTAATACTATACAGTTTCATAAGCTATGCAAATAGCAAGGAGGAAAATCTCTATGAAGGTTTTTTTGTATTGGGGTGTCTAATTGTTTCCAAGGTGGTTGAATCATTGAGTCAGAGGCACTGGTTTTTCAAAGCCAGGAGATGTGGAATGAGGATGAGATCAGCCTTAATGGTAGCTGTCTATCAAAAGCAGATAAAGCTTTCTagtttgggaagaagaaggCACTCAACTGGGGAAGTTGTGAATTATGTAGCAGTTGATGCCTACAGAATGGGTGAGTTTCCTTGGTGGTTTCATTCGGCATGGAATTATGTTCTGCAGCTTCTGCTAGCCATTGGTGTTCTTTTCTGGGTACTTGGTAGTGGTGCTCTTTTTGGTCTGGTTCCTTTTTTAATCTGCGGACTTCTTAATGTCCCATTTGCTAAGAAGCTGCAAAAGTGTCAATTCCAATGCATGGTTGCGCAAGATGAGAGACTCAGATCAACTTCAGAGATCCTAAACAGTATGAAAATCATCAAGTTACAATCTTGGGAAGAAAAGTTCAAAAACTCCATTGAATCCCGCCGTGAAACTGAATTCAAATGGTTGGCTGAAGCTCAGATTAAGAAGGTTTATGGGACTTTACTGTTTTGGATGTCTCCAATCATAGTATCTTCAGCTGTCTTTGTTGGATGTGTAATTCTTAAAAGTGCACCTTTAGATGCAAGCACCATATTTACAGTCCTTGCCACCTTGAGGAGCTTGGGAGAGCCTGTGAGAATGATACCAGAATCTCTTTCTGCACTTATCCAAGTCAAGGTTTCATTTGATCGGCTAAATGTATTTTTACTTGATGATGagataaaaaatgatggaataaGAAGATATCCCGTGCAACAGGACTCAGAAAAGAGCATAAAAATTCAAGGGGGTATTTTCAGTTGGGACCCAGAATCAACCATTCCAACTCTACCAGGCATGGATTTGGAGATTATATTGAGGCAAAAAATTGCAGTTTGTGGGCCTGTTGGAGCAGGAAAATCATCACTCTTATATGCTATACTAGGAGAGATACCAAAAATTTCAGGAACT GTTGATGTGTTTGGATCCATTGCCTATGTTTCTCAGACTGCTTGGATACAGAGTGGAACAGTTCGTGATAACATACTCTATGGGAAGCCAATGGACaaggaaaaatatgaaaaggcCATAAAAGCCTGTGCTTTAGACAAGGACATTAACAGTTTCAACCATGGTGATCTTACAGAAATAGGGCAGAGAGGGATCAACATGAGTGGAGGACAGAAGCAGAGAATTCAGCTTGCACGAGCTGTGTATAATGATGCTGATATCTATCTCCTCGATGACCCCTTTAGTGCCGTAGATGCACATACTGCTGCCACTCTCTTTAAT GATTGTGTCATGGCTGCCCTTGAAAAGAAAACTGTAATTCTAGTGACTCATCAAGTCGAGTTTCTATCAGAAGTGGACAAAATTCTG GTTATGGAGGGTGGTCAAATTACTCAATCAGGAAGCTATGAGGAACTGTTGAAAGCTGGGACAGCTTTTGAACAGCTTGTGAATGCTCATAGAGATGCAATATCAACATTTGGTCCTTCAAACTCTGAAAGCCAAGGAGAAGTTCAAAATGGCGATTCGATTGGTTTAGAGGAGAATTTTGGGTCATACCCCGCTAAGGAAAACAGTGAAAGGGATAATTCTTTAAAGGGAGTTAAAGGAGTTCAATtaacagaagaagaagagaaggagaTTGGTGATGTAGGATGGAAGCCATTTAAGGATTATATCTCTGTGGCTAATGGAGTAGTTCTTCTAATTTCGGTCATAATAACCCAGtctggttttttttgtttgcaagCTGCAGCAAGTTATTGGTTAGCTGTGGCCACTAAAATTCCTAACATAACTTCTGCCATGTTAATTGGGATCTACAGTGCACTTTCATCACTTAGTgctgtatttgtatttttaaggTCATTTCTGGGAGTCCTTCTTGGACTAAAAGCCTCCAAAGCCTTTTTTTCTGGTTTCACCAATTCTATCTTTAAAGCTCCCATGCTGTTCTTTGATTCAACTCCTGTTGGCAGAATTTTGACCAGG GCTTCATCTGACATGAGTATCTTGGATAATGATATACCTTTCTCTATCATCTTTTGTATTGTTGGTACTGTTGAACTCACGATAGCGATTGTAATTATGACCTATGTCACTTGGCCAGTTCTTATTGTGGCCATTCTGACGCTGGTTGTTATTAATTATGTTCAG GGATATTATCTAGCTACTGCAAGAGAACTTATAAGAATTAATGGAACAACAAAAGCTCCAATTACTAATTATGTGTCCGAGACATCACTTGGTGCTGTCACAATAAGAGCTTTTAGATCTGCAGATCGCTTCTTCCAGAACTACTTAAAGCTCATAGACATAGATGCTGGACTCTTCTTCTATTCAAATGCGGCCCTCGAATGGGTAGTTCTAAGAGTAGAACTACTTCAGTGTTTGACCCTTTTCACTGCAGCTTTTCTCATTGTTTTACTTCCTAAAGGTTATATAGCTCCAG GGCTTGtgggtttctctctttcttatGCCTTGACATTAACAGGGATGCAAATCTTTTTGACTCGTTGGTACTGCAACTTGTCCAACTACATGATTTCAGTTGAACGAATGAAGCAATTCATGCATATACCAGCAGAACCTCCAGCTATTATTGAAGGGAAGAGACCTCCATCTTCATGGCCAACCAAGGGTCGGATAGAGTTGCATTCTTTGGAG ATAAAATATCGTCCAAATGCTCCATTAGTTCTCAAGGGAATTACATGCACGTTCAAGGAAGGGACTCGAGTAGGAGTTGTAGGAAGAACAGGAAGTGGAAAAACTACACTGATAAGTGCTTTGTTTCGTTTAGTAGAGCCAACAAATGGGAAAATCATCATAGATCAGCTTGACACATGCTCTATTGGTCTAAAGGATTTGAGGATGAACCTGAGCATTATCCCACAGGAGCCAACTCTTTTCAGGGGTAGCATTCGAACTAACTTGGACCCGTTAGGCCTTTGCTCTGACGATGAAATATGGATG GCTCTGGAGAAGTGTCAGCTTAAAGCAGTAGTTAGCAGCCTGCCTAATCTGCTTGATTCATCAG TGAGTGATGAAGGAGAGAATTGGAGTGGTGGGCAAAGACAGCTGTTTTGCCTGGGCAGAGTCCTTCTAAAGAGGAATAGAATTCTAGTACTAGATGAGGCTACTGCTTCCATTGATTCTGCAACAGATGCAATTCTGCAGAGAATCATCAGGCAGGAATTCTCTGAATGCACTGTCATAACTGTAGCTCACAGAGTTCCTACTGTTATAGATAGTGATATGGTCATGGTGCTTTCTTATG GGAAGCTGGTGGAGTATGATGAGCCATCAGCGCTTCTGGATGCAAACTCCTATTTCTCCAAGCTGGTAGCTGAATACTGGACAAGTTGCAGGAGAAGTtcctaa
- the LOC107404223 gene encoding ABC transporter C family member 8-like: MGISLGAFSWVCDGELDLGSYCIQRSIIEVVNLLFFCLFSLLQLVGLIRNHHRNSVWRRDWVFVFVSICCGLTSFTYFVAGFWNLISINDRHSQGDLLTYLVRVIVWISFTVSLLLQLSTWTRILNSVWWMTYFSLFSAMNIEILSRTGRIQITDSVQWLVNFLLLICSFKNIRQLLSKPRQEDHNLAEPLVVKKSEKSKTEPGQASFFSKLSFSWIGPLLSLGYSKPLSLKDIPPLVSENEARLAYQKFAQAWDSLSRDKGPNNTKNLALCAIAKVYMKDNISVGICAFLRTITVVVAPLILYGFINYANREEENIYQGVLVLGCLIVCKVVESLSQRHWFFNARRCGMRMRSALMVAVYQKQIKLSTLGRRRHSTGEVVNYVAVDAYRMGEFPWWFHSSWNFVLQLFLAIGVLFWVIGSGALFGLIPLFICGLLNVPFAKMLQRCQFQCMVAQDERLRSTSEILNSMKIIKLQSWEEKFKNSIESRRANEFKWLSEAQLKKVFGTLLYWMSPTIVSSAVFIGCVVLKSAPLDASTIFTVLATLRSMGEPVRMIPEALSAIIQVKVSFDRLNAFFLDDEIKHDGIRRYPVLDHSDQCLKIQGGIFSWDPESTIPTLHETNLEITLGQKVAVCGPVGAGKSSLLYAVLGEIPKISGTVDVYGSIAYVSQTAWIQSGTIRDNILYGKPMDKEKYEKAIKACALDKDIDSFNHGDLTEIGQRGINMSGGQKQRIQLARAVYNDADIYLLDDPFSAVDAHTAATLFNDCVMAALEKKTVILVTHQVEFLSELDKILVMEGGQITQSGSYEELLKAGTAFEQLVNAHRDAISTFGTSNSESQGEVQKGDLIGSEETAGSYPTKENDQGDNSLKGLTGVQLTEEEEKEIGNVGWKPLWDYVFVAKGLLLLISGIITQAGFVGLQAAATYWLALAIKIPKVTSTMLIGIYSAISLLSAGFVYLRSLFGARLGLNASKAFFTGFTNAIFKAPMLFFDSTPVGRILTRASSDMSIVDNDIPFSIVFSIAATIELLTTIIIMASVTWPVLIVAILALVATNYVQGYYLATARELIRINGTTKAPVTNYVSETSLGAVTIRAFRSADRFFHNYLKLVDTDAGLFFYSNAAIEWLIQRIEVLQNMTLFTAAFLIILLPKGYIAPGLVGLSLSYALSLTGTQIFLSRWYCNLSNYIISVERIKQFMHIPPEPPAIIEGKRPPSSWPTKGRIDLHSLEIKYRPNAPLVLKGITCTFKEGTRVGVVGRTGSGKTTLISALFRLVEPTNGKIIIDGLDICSIGLKDLRMKLSIIPQEPTLFRGSIRANLDPLGLYSDDEIWMALDKCQLKAVVSSLPNLLDSSVSDEGENWSAGQRQLFCLGRVLLKRNRVLVLDEATASIDSATDAILQRIIRQEFSECTVITVAHRVPTVIDSDMVMVLSYGKLVEYDEPSELLDANSYFSKLVAEYWSSCRRNS; encoded by the exons ATGGGGATTTCACTTG GTGCTTTTTCATGGGTTTGTGATGGAGAACTTGATTTGGGTTCTTATTGCATTCAAAGGAGTATCATAGAAGTTGTAAATCTGCTATTCTTCTGTCTTTTCTCTCTGCTTCAGCTTGTCGGTTTAATAAGAAACCATCACAGAAATAGTGTATGGAGAAGGGACTGGGTGTTTGTATTTGTTTCAATCTGCTGTGGCCTAACAAGTTTTACTTATTTTGTTGCTGGTTTTTGGAATCTGATTTCCATAAACGACAGGCACAGTCAGGGAGACTTGTTGACTTACCTTGTCAGAGTAATAGTCTGGATCTCTTTCACAGTTTCTTTGCTTCTACAACTGTCTACATGGACCAGAATCCTCAACTCTGTTTGGTGGATGACATACTTTTCATTGTTTTCGGCTATGAACATTGAAATTCTGTCAAGAACAGGTAGGATTCAAATTACAGACTCAGTGCAATGGCTAGTGAACTTTTTGCTTCTTATATGTAGTTTCAAGAACATCAGACAATTGCTTTCCAAACCAAGACAAGAAGATCATAATCTAGCAGAACCACTAGTTGTCAAAAAATCTGAAAAGAGCAAAACAGAACCAGGTCAGGCTAGTTTCTTCAGCAAATTGTCATTTTCTTGGATTGGTCCTTTGCTTAGCTTAGGCTACTCAAAACCATTATCTCTCAAAGACATCCCTCCTCTGGTTTCTGAAAATGAAGCCAGGCTAGCATACCAAAAGTTTGCTCAGGCGTGGGATTCTCTTTCAAGGGACAAGGGTCCCAACAATACCAAGAACTTGGCGTTGTGTGCCATAGCAAAAGTTTACATGAAGGATAACATTTCTGTGGGCATTTGTGCGTTTCTGAGAACCATCACTGTAGTAGTTGCTCCTTTAATACTCTACGGTTTCATAAATTATGCAAACCGAGAGGAGGAGAATATCTATCAAGGTGTTTTAGTACTTGGGTGTTTAATTGTTTGCAAGGTGGTCGAGTCATTGAGTCAGAGGCATTGGTTTTTCAATGCCAGGAGGTGTGGGATGAGGATGAGATCGGCCTTAATGGTGGCGGTCTATCAAAAGCAGATTAAGCTTTCTactttgggaagaagaaggCACTCAACAGGGGAAGTTGTGAATTATGTAGCGGTTGATGCCTACAGGATGGGTGAATTTCCATGGTGGTTCCATTCGTCATGGAATTTTGTTCTGCAACTTTTTCTAGCCATTGGTGTCCTTTTCTGGGTGATTGGTAGTGGTGCTCTTTTTGGTCTTATTCCTCTTTTCATCTGTGGACTACTCAACGTCCCATTTGCTAAGATGCTGCAAAGGTGTCAATTCCAATGCATGGTTGCTCAAGATGAGAGACTGAGATCAACTTCAGAGATCCTAAACAGTATGAAAATCATCAAGTTACAATCTTGGGAAGAAAAGTTCAAAAACTCCATTGAATCCCGCCGTGCAAATGAATTCAAATGGTTGTCAGAAGCTCAGCTTAAGAAGGTTTTTGGGACTTTACTGTATTGGATGTCTCCAACCATTGTATCTTCAGCTGTATTCATCGGATGTGTAGTTCTTAAGAGTGCCCCTTTGGATGCAAGCACCATATTCACAGTTTTAGCCACATTGAGGAGCATGGGAGAGCCTGTGAGAATGATACCGGAAGCTCTTTCTGCGATTATCCAAGTCAAGGTTTCGTTTGATCGGCTCAATGCTTTTTTTCTTGATGATGAGATCAAACATGATGGAATAAGAAGATATCCAGTACTGGACCACTCAGACCAATGCTTAAAAATTCAAGGTGGTATTTTTAGTTGGGACCCAGAATCAACTATTCCAACTCTGCATGAAACAAATTTGGAGATCACATTGGGGCAGAAAGTTGCAGTTTGTGGACCTGTTGGAGCAGGAAAGTCATCACTTTTATATGCTGTACTAGGAGAGATACCAAAAATTTCGGGAACT GTTGATGTGTATGGATCCATTGCCTATGTTTCTCAAACAGCTTGGATACAGAGTGGAACCATTCGTGATAACATACTCTACGGGAAGCCAATGGACAAGGAAAAATATGAGAAAGCCATAAAAGCATGTGCTTTGGACAAGGACATTGACAGTTTCAACCATGGTGACCTTACAGAAATAGGTCAGAGAGGGATCAACATGAGTGGAGGGCAGAAGCAGAGAATTCAACTTGCTCGAGCAGTGTATAATGATGCTGATATCTATCTTCTTGATGATCCCTTTAGTGCAGTAGATGCACATACTGCTGCCACTCTCTTTAAT GATTGTGTCATGGCTGCTCTAGAAAAGAAAACTGTAATTCTAGTGACTCATCAAGTTGAGTTTCTATCTGAACTTGACAAAATTCTG GTTATGGAGGGTGGACAAATTACTCAATCAGGAAGCTATGAGGAACTGTTGAAAGCCGGGACAGCTTTTGAACAGCTTGTGAATGCTCACAGAGATGCAATATCAACATTTGGTACTTCAAATTCTGAAAGCCAAGGAgaagttcaaaaaggagatttgATTGGTTCAGAGGAGACTGCCGGGTCTTACCCCACTAAAGAAAATGATCAAGGGGATAACTCTTTGAAGGGTTTAACAGGAGTTCAGTtaacagaagaagaagagaaggagaTTGGTAATGTAGGATGGAAGCCACTTTGGGATTACGTCTTTGTTGCCAAAGGATTACTTCTCCTAATTTCAGGCATAATAACTCAGGCTGGTTTTGTGGGTTTGCAAGCTGCTGCAACTTATTGGCTAGCCCTGGCCATTAAAATTCCAAAGGTCACTTCTACCATGCTAATTGGGATCTACAGTGCAATTTCATTGCTTAGTGCTGGCTTTGTGTATTTAAGGTCATTATTTGGAGCCCGGCTTGGATTAAATGCCTCCAAAGCTTTTTTTACTGGTTTCACCAATGCTATCTTTAAAGCTCCCATGCTGTTCTTTGATTCAACCCCGGTTGGCAGAATTTTGACCCGA GCTTCATCAGATATGAGCATTGTGGATAACGATATACCTTTCTCCATCGTCTTTTCAATCGCTGCTACGATTGAACTTCTGACAACCATTATAATTATGGCTTCAGTCACTTGGCCAGTTCTTATTGTGGCCATTCTTGCTCTTGTTGCTACTAATTATGTTCAG GGCTATTATCTAGCTACTGCAAGAGAATTAATAAGAATTAATGGAACAACAAAAGCTCCGGTTACCAATTATGTGTCTGAGACATCACTTGGTGCTGTCACAATAAGAGCTTTTCGATCAGCAGACCGCTTCTTCCATAATTACTTAAAGCTAGTAGACACAGATGCTGGACTCTTCTTCTATTCAAATGCAGCCATTGAATGGTTAATTCAAAGAATAGAAGTACTTCAGAATATGACCCTTTTCACTGCAGCTTTTCTCATTATTTTACTTCCTAAAGGTTATATAGCTCCAG GTCTTGTGggtctctctctttcttatgCCTTGTCATTAACAGGGACACAAATTTTTTTGTCTCGATGGTACTGCAATTTATCCAACTACATTATTTCAGTTGAAAGAATCAAGCAATTCATGCATATACCACCAGAGCCTCCAGCTATTATTGAAGGGAAGAGACCTCCATCTTCATGGCCAACCAAGGGTCGGATAGACTTGCATTCTTTGGAG ATCAAATATCGTCCAAATGCTCCGTTAGTTCTCAAGGGAATCACATGCACATTCAAAGAAGGGACTAGAGTGGGAGTTGTGGGAAGAACAGGAAGTGGAAAGACTACATTGATAAGTGCTTTGTTTCGTTTAGTAGAGCCAACAAATGGGAAAATCATCATAGATGGACTTGACATATGCTCTATTGGTCTAAAGGATTTGAGGATGAAACTGAGCATCATTCCCCAGGAGCCAACTCTTTTCAGAGGTAGCATTCGAGCTAACTTGGACCCTTTAGGCCTTTACTCCGACGATGAAATATGGATG GCTTTGGACAAGTGTCAACTTAAAGCAGTAGTGAGCAGCCTACCTAATCTACTTGATTCATCTG TGAGTGATGAAGGAGAGAATTGGAGTGCTGGGCAGAGGCAGCTGTTTTGCCTAGGCAGAGTCCTCCTTAAGAGAAACAGAGTTCTAGTACTAGATGAGGCTACTGCTTCCATCGATTCTGCAACAGATGCAATTCTGCAGAGAATCATCAGGCAGGAATTCTCTGAATGCACTGTCATAACCGTAGCTCACAGAGTTCCTACTGTTATAGACAGTGATATGGTCATGGTCCTCTCTTATG GGAAGCTGGTGGAGTATGATGAGCCATCAGAGCTTCTGGATGCAAACTCCTATTTCTCAAAGCTGGTAGCTGAATACTGGTCAAGTTGCAGGAGAAATTCTTAA